A region of Reichenbachiella carrageenanivorans DNA encodes the following proteins:
- a CDS encoding sugar MFS transporter has protein sequence MSEQKGSMIVPISIVAGLFATLGFITWVNGALIPFMKSICELTDAESFLVASASYISFCVMALPASFILQKIGYKKGMSFGLLLMAAGALVFIPAASSRTYFVFLTGIFIQGAGMTLLQTAVNPYITILGPMESAAKRISIMGICNKAAGAIGSVIFGTLLLSGINEKNEMLAAVGEAEKETLLNTMASGVVTPYIVMAAVLVVLALLIRVAPLPDIEAPESDETNESGVSKTSIFQFPHLWLGVLTLFTYVGAEVIAGDSIIKYGLTLGLDNAEFFTSFTLGAMIVTYLLGVVLIPKFISQETALKISAILGIIFSFCILFTTGFTSVLFVASLGIANALVWPAVWPLALNGLGKFTKTASALLVMGISGGAVIPPLYGALEDAKKAALTAEGAVDVAATAATGSYWILLPCYAVILFYAFSGHRIGLNKK, from the coding sequence ATGTCAGAGCAAAAGGGGAGTATGATCGTACCGATCTCAATAGTAGCAGGGTTGTTTGCCACATTAGGATTTATCACTTGGGTGAATGGGGCCTTGATTCCATTTATGAAATCTATCTGTGAACTTACAGATGCAGAGTCGTTTTTGGTGGCGTCGGCTTCTTATATCTCCTTTTGTGTGATGGCATTGCCGGCCTCGTTTATCCTTCAAAAAATTGGTTATAAAAAAGGCATGTCTTTCGGCTTGCTGCTGATGGCTGCTGGGGCGTTGGTCTTTATTCCAGCTGCTTCGTCTCGGACGTACTTTGTTTTTCTTACGGGTATTTTTATCCAAGGGGCGGGCATGACGCTCTTGCAGACGGCCGTCAATCCATACATTACCATTCTAGGGCCAATGGAAAGTGCCGCCAAGCGTATCTCCATCATGGGTATTTGCAATAAGGCCGCGGGTGCTATCGGATCAGTGATTTTTGGTACACTACTCCTTTCGGGAATCAATGAAAAAAATGAAATGCTAGCCGCAGTGGGTGAGGCAGAAAAGGAGACCTTACTCAATACCATGGCAAGTGGTGTCGTGACTCCATATATTGTTATGGCCGCGGTATTGGTCGTGTTGGCCTTGCTGATTCGAGTAGCGCCGCTGCCAGATATAGAGGCACCAGAGTCCGACGAAACCAACGAGTCTGGCGTGTCCAAAACCAGTATTTTTCAATTTCCACATTTGTGGTTGGGCGTGCTTACGCTATTCACCTATGTGGGCGCAGAAGTGATTGCAGGGGACTCCATTATTAAGTATGGTTTGACTCTTGGTCTTGACAACGCAGAGTTTTTTACCTCTTTTACTTTAGGTGCGATGATTGTAACTTACCTGCTAGGTGTGGTACTTATTCCTAAATTCATTAGTCAAGAAACTGCGTTAAAAATTAGCGCCATATTAGGCATCATATTTTCATTCTGTATCTTATTTACTACAGGGTTTACCTCTGTATTGTTTGTAGCTTCGCTAGGTATCGCCAATGCATTGGTTTGGCCAGCGGTTTGGCCGTTGGCTTTGAATGGGTTAGGAAAATTCACTAAAACAGCCTCAGCTCTATTGGTAATGGGTATTTCTGGAGGAGCGGTGATCCCGCCACTATATGGGGCATTGGAGGATGCTAAGAAAGCAGCGCTGACGGCAGAGGGGGCTGTAGATGTAGCTGCTACGGCCGCTACAGGTAGCTACTGGATTTTGTTGCCTTGCTATGCGGTAATCTTATTTTATGCGTTTTCTGGGCACAGAATAGGCTTAAATAAAAAATAA
- a CDS encoding KdsC family phosphatase, with translation MINTEKIKMLILDVDGTMTDGRINVTEEGQQFKQFHARDGLGIRMLIKKGIRVGIVSHSFSGGAIQARGQMLGVSHIYTGLEEKDEIIEGWCSELDLDLSEIAFIGDDLNDIPAMKKVGISACPADAADEVVSYVDLVLKRNGGDGCIREFIDKYMTVSYSKMA, from the coding sequence ATGATCAACACAGAAAAAATTAAAATGCTCATCCTCGATGTAGACGGCACCATGACTGACGGTCGTATCAATGTAACCGAGGAAGGCCAACAATTCAAACAATTTCACGCACGTGATGGTCTGGGTATTCGAATGCTCATCAAAAAAGGTATCCGAGTGGGCATTGTGAGTCACAGCTTCTCTGGCGGCGCTATACAAGCTAGAGGCCAAATGCTAGGTGTATCGCATATTTATACAGGCCTAGAAGAAAAAGACGAAATCATCGAAGGCTGGTGTAGCGAACTTGACTTAGACCTAAGCGAAATTGCATTTATAGGCGACGACCTCAACGACATCCCCGCCATGAAAAAAGTAGGCATTTCGGCTTGCCCTGCAGATGCTGCCGACGAAGTAGTCTCTTATGTAGACCTTGTTTTAAAGCGAAATGGTGGTGATGGGTGTATCCGTGAATTTATCGACAAATACATGACGGTCTCCTATTCAAAAATGGCCTAA
- the sucD gene encoding succinate--CoA ligase subunit alpha, translating into MSVLVNKDSKIIVQGFTGTEGTFHATQMIEYGSNVVGGVTPGKGGQTHLDKPVFNTVKEAVDQAGANVSIIFVPPAFAADAIMEAADAGIAVIITITEGIPVKDMVAAKKYIQNRDVTLIGPNCPGVITPGEAKVGIMPGFVFKKGRIGIVSKSGTLTYEAADQVVKAGLGISTAIGIGGDPIIGTSTKAAVELLMNDPETDAIVMIGEIGGNYEAEAARWIKAQGNPKPVVGFIAGQTAPKGKRMGHAGAIIGGADDTAEAKMKIMTECGLHVVNSPADIGETIAKAIG; encoded by the coding sequence ATGAGCGTATTAGTAAATAAAGATTCGAAAATCATAGTTCAGGGCTTTACTGGCACTGAGGGTACCTTTCACGCAACGCAGATGATCGAGTACGGAAGTAATGTAGTAGGCGGAGTGACTCCTGGCAAAGGTGGTCAGACTCATCTGGACAAGCCTGTGTTCAACACAGTAAAAGAAGCCGTAGACCAAGCTGGCGCTAACGTTTCAATTATTTTCGTGCCGCCAGCATTTGCTGCTGACGCAATCATGGAGGCTGCTGATGCAGGTATCGCTGTGATTATCACGATCACAGAAGGCATCCCTGTAAAAGACATGGTAGCGGCCAAAAAATACATCCAAAACAGAGACGTAACCTTGATCGGCCCTAACTGCCCAGGCGTAATCACCCCAGGAGAGGCCAAAGTAGGCATCATGCCAGGCTTTGTTTTCAAAAAAGGAAGAATCGGTATCGTATCTAAATCTGGTACTTTGACTTACGAAGCAGCTGACCAAGTAGTAAAAGCAGGATTGGGGATCTCTACCGCTATTGGTATCGGAGGCGATCCAATCATCGGTACATCTACAAAAGCAGCAGTAGAACTTTTGATGAACGACCCAGAAACAGACGCCATCGTAATGATCGGTGAGATCGGAGGAAACTACGAAGCAGAAGCTGCCAGATGGATCAAAGCACAAGGCAATCCAAAGCCTGTAGTTGGATTTATCGCAGGACAAACTGCTCCTAAAGGAAAAAGAATGGGTCATGCTGGTGCAATCATCGGTGGCGCAGACGACACAGCTGAAGCTAAAATGAAGATCATGACTGAATGTGGACTTCACGTGGTAAACTCTCCTGCCGATATCGGAGAAACCATCGCAAAGGCGATTGGCTAA